A genomic region of Bombus pyrosoma isolate SC7728 linkage group LG6, ASM1482585v1, whole genome shotgun sequence contains the following coding sequences:
- the LOC122568641 gene encoding tyrosine-protein phosphatase 10D isoform X1, with translation MIRKKRLKVLIYALQIIYVLSENNLIDHRHIGQNETLTASMKILSFDLNAEYVVSSELNNSMSIKEFLDEVTEFEQNELLPNDYLKSNDTNISILDTTNNDFIQKFEHISISSNELKDNQILSEDILVTCNEKDRENVQNLTIDLVATEWIFLSWEPPCDNITSELFYTIDICLDLNQPCFSRNRTIVKDVQYNATDLEPCNNYTFIVKAIDKDLNSTGVIVTGATSSNITEIGDIQKLVAHTASSTIKLSWKSPGDYPTCVNHYLIEQCFKNICSNASITTEEYISSNLEPCEEYFFIIRAVSINNKQSNGVDITLKTNSPKSSRPQNPTVEANAFSLVIHWEPPEIGAKCIKYYRVTIDPQPKTEQVTGTNVTISDLYACTPYYIYINAVDEDNNDGEMINFDTRTASTVSKSPILNMKEPIVTTHDIMLSWKIEKGNSNCTLTSLKAVCNATMTNGHGYEVKNGETEVHIDSHIQDEYFTNSIIKNVSPFTTYICWAYVLNEAGNSELSKLISVTTSEDIPSAPFLNVTNITYSQFIFVWEPPSYLAGNLHEFELIFEGEIYFYMPDWCKPVTLKTIKHFNGSTFIFEYLNATAFTYYTAKIKARTSAGWGNYNNDLVLFKTPAGVPGMVSNFSYSIVNNENNKNVLNTILTWGIPCSLNGILEYFNVFVDGTRTNYEPHSFTLQFLSNDVKNDTVITNLKELKAEYNYIIKVVTKVQGVQDFGIPAFKNISYPAGIPPQPDEDYIKSITIDPASARRTTTTATLLLPLFPNTNGDIIYYSIIVSRMNYNTPSSIRFNITNNTNRILWPNISSWKEAMLQDFTIPYQATRLCWNPYPNSVADYGDMEAVKYTLGKNTNCKEISSNTNKRIYCNGPLKPNTWYHVRMRAFTRGGYSDSTTFLIKTNAEIDIVLVSGVVFGILFLGILSTIMLLFRKCSIRAILRRFLHSDMSGSPVPTPFSKKKFIAHCQQFIDNPGKLSNEFQLLQTLSIDLQMPTNTACLQANKKKNRYSDILPYDFSRVKLEVIENDPNTDYINASFIKGYSGENEYIACQGPKEETTFDFWRMIEQYDINVIVMLTELVEKDKEKCHQYFPTIRETFKYENLTIKCISELDYRSYTQRTLVLQKENKKRNITHLHFKEWPDHDVPEDFEPIIHFCQIVHRNVTANKGYIVIHCSAGIGRTGTLIAIDIILQHLRDNKKLDVFGTVYRLRRDRINMVQKESQYAYIYNCTKQILKNPYCLKNYKPPPMNPVYENTSRKTRIVQSSNINLH, from the exons ATGATACGAAAAAAACGATTGAAAGTGTTGATTTACGCACTACAGATCATCTATGTGCTcagtgaaaataatttaatcgatcATCGACACATCGGACAAAATGAAACACTGACCgcttcgatgaaaattttatcgtttgatcTCAATGCTGaatatgtagtatcttcaGAACTAAATAATTCTATGAGCATAAAAGAGTTTCTAGACGAAGTTACGGAATTCGAACAAAATGAGCTCCTGCCGAATGATTACCTGAAAAGCAACGATACTAATATATCGATTCTCGATACAACGAACAATGACTTCATTCAAAAATTCGagcatatttctatttcatctaACGAATTGAAAGATAACCAAATTTTATCGGAAGATATATTAGTGACATGTAACGAAAAag ATCGAGAAAATGTACAGAATCTAACGATTGATCTAGTTGCTACAGAATGGATATTTCTCTCCTGGGAACCTCCTTGTGATAATATAACAAGTGAATTGTTTTATACTATCGATATATGTTTGGACTTGAATCAACCATGTTTTTCAAGAAATAGAACTATAGTAAAAGATGTACAATATAATGCCACTGATCTAGAACCATGCAacaattatacatttattgtaaaagCCATTGACAAAGATTTAAACTCGACTGGAGTTATTGTAACAGGAGCGACGAGTtctaata TTACTGAAATTGGAGATATTCAAAAATTAGTTGCGCATACTGCTTCCAGTACAATTAAATTAAGCTGGAAATCACCAGGAGATTACCCAACATGTGtaaatcattatttaattgagcaatgttttaaaaatatttgtagtaaTGCCTCAATTACAACTGAGgaatatatttcatcaaatttagAACCATGTgaggaatatttctttataattagAGCAGTTTCAATAAACAACAAACAATCTAATGGTGttgatattacattaaaaacaaattctcCAA aatctAGTAGACCTCAAAACCCAACTGTGGAAGCTAATGCATTTTCTTTAGTTATTCATTGGGAACCACCAGAAATTGGAgctaaatgtattaaatattaccgTGTTACTATTGATCCACAGCCAAAAACAGAACAAGTAACTGGAACAAATGTAACAATAAGTGATTTGTATGCATGTACtccatattacatttatattaatgcAGTAGATGAAGACAATAATGATGGGGAAATGATCAATTTTGATACAAGAACAGCATCAACAg tatcGAAATCaccaatattaaatatgaaagaacCAATTGTTACAACGCATGACATAATGCTTTCATGGAAGATTGAGAAAGGCAACAGTAACTGTACTTTAACATCTTTAAAAGCTGTGTGTAATGCTACAATGACAAACGGTCATGGTTATGAAGTTAAGAATGGGGAAACTGAAGTACATATAGATTCTCATATTcaagatgaatattttacaaattcaataataaagaatGTCAGTCCatttactacatatatatgttggGCATATGTTCTTAATGAAGCAGGAAATAGTgaattaagtaaattaataagtGTAACAACATCAGAAGATA taCCATCTGCACCTTTTCTcaatgttacaaatataacatattcacaatttatatttgtttggGAACCACCATCATATTTAGCAGGAAATTTACATGAATTTGAACTTATATTTGaaggagaaatatatttctatatgcCTGATTGGTGCAAACCAGTAACCTTAAAAAccattaaacattttaatggATCTACAttcatttttgaatatttaaatgcaacagcatttacatattatacagCAAAAATCAAAGCAAGAACCTCTGCAGGCTGGGGAAATTATAACAATGACTTAGTGTTATTTAAAACACCAGCTGGAG ttcCAGGGATGGTAtccaatttttcatattcaattgtaaacaatgaaaataataaaaatgttttgaataCCATTTTGACATGGGGCATTCCATGTTCTTTAAATggaatattggaatattttaatgtatttgtAGATGGGACTAGAACTAATTATGAACCACATTCttttacattacaatttttatcaaatgatGTTAAAAATGATACAGTCATAACAAATTTAAAGGAGTTAAAAgcagaatataattatatcattaaagTGGTAACAAAGGTTCAGGGAGTCCAAGATTTTGGAATACcagcatttaaaaatatttcatatcctGCTGGTA ttcCACCTCAACCTGAtgaagattatataaaatctataaCTATAGATCCAGCTAGTGCACGAAGAACTACAACAACAGCTACACTTTTACTTCCCTTATTCCCTAATACAAATggcgatattatttattattctattatagtATCAAGAATGAACTATAATACTCCATCAAGTATTAGatttaatataacgaataatacgAATCGTATATTATGGCCAAATATATCTTCTTGGAAAGAAGCTATGCTACAAGACTTTACAATACCTTATCAAGCTACTAGACTATGTTGGAATCCTTATC CTAATTCTGTTGCTGATTATGGCGATATGGAAGCAGTCAAGTATACACTTggcaaaaatacaaattgtaaagaaatttcatctaataccaataaaagaatttattgtaATGGTCCTCTTAAACCAAATACATGGTATCATGTTAGAATGCGGGCATTTACTCGTGGTGGATATTCTGATTctacaacatttttaataaaaacca atGCTGAAATAGATATCGTACTTGTTAGTGGAGTTgtttttggtattttattcttgggaattttatcaacaataatgttattatttcgcAAATGTTCAATTCGTGc aatattacgACGATTTTTACATTCTGACATGTCTGGATCACCAGTTCCTACACCtttttcaaaaaagaaatttatagcTCATTGTCAACAATTTATTGATAATCCTGGAAAATTAAGCAATGAATTTCAGTTACTTCAAACTCTTAGTATTGATTTACAGATGCCAACCAATACTGCTTGTTTACAAGccaataagaagaaaaatagatattctgatattttaccat atgATTTTTCAAGAGTTAAACTGGaagtaattgaaaatgatCCTAATACTGACTACATCAATGCATCTTTTATTAAG GGCTATAGTGgcgaaaatgaatatatagCTTGTCAAGGaccaaaagaagaaacaacatTTGATTTTTGGAGAATGATAGAGCAATATGACATCAATGTGATAGTTATGTTGACTGAGTTAGTTGAAAAAGACAAA GAGAAATGTCATcaatattttccaacaattAGAGAAACTTTTAAGTACGAAAATTTGACTATAAAATGTATAAGTGAATTAGATTATAGATCTTATACACAAAGAACGTTAGTATTACAAAAG gaaaacaaaaaaaggaatataacACATTTACATTTCAAAGAATGGCCAGATCATGATGTCCCAGAGGATTTTGAACCAATAATCCATTTTTGCCAGATTGTACATCGTAATGTTACTGCTAATAAAGGGTATATTGTGATTCATTGcag TGCAGGAATTGGTAGAACTGGCACTTTAATAGcaatagatataattttacaacatcttcgagataataaaaaattggatGTGTTTGGAACAGTATATAGATTACGACGTGATAGAATAAATATGGTGCAAAAAGAA agtCAATATGCTTACATATACAATTGTAcaaagcaaatattaaaaaatcccTATTGTTTAAAGAATT ATAAACCACCACCTATGAATCCAGTGTACGAAAATACCTCCAGGAAAACAAGAATAGTACAAAgttcaaatataaatctacACTAG
- the LOC122568641 gene encoding tyrosine-protein phosphatase 10D isoform X2 has translation MIRKKRLKVLIYALQIIYVLSENNLIDHRHIGQNETLTASMKILSFDLNAEYVVSSELNNSMSIKEFLDEVTEFEQNELLPNDYLKSNDTNISILDTTNNDFIQKFEHISISSNELKDNQILSEDILVTCNEKDRENVQNLTIDLVATEWIFLSWEPPCDNITSELFYTIDICLDLNQPCFSRNRTIVKDVQYNATDLEPCNNYTFIVKAIDKDLNSTGVIVTGATSSNITEIGDIQKLVAHTASSTIKLSWKSPGDYPTCVNHYLIEQCFKNICSNASITTEEYISSNLEPCEEYFFIIRAVSINNKQSNGVDITLKTNSPIIHWEPPEIGAKCIKYYRVTIDPQPKTEQVTGTNVTISDLYACTPYYIYINAVDEDNNDGEMINFDTRTASTVSKSPILNMKEPIVTTHDIMLSWKIEKGNSNCTLTSLKAVCNATMTNGHGYEVKNGETEVHIDSHIQDEYFTNSIIKNVSPFTTYICWAYVLNEAGNSELSKLISVTTSEDIPSAPFLNVTNITYSQFIFVWEPPSYLAGNLHEFELIFEGEIYFYMPDWCKPVTLKTIKHFNGSTFIFEYLNATAFTYYTAKIKARTSAGWGNYNNDLVLFKTPAGVPGMVSNFSYSIVNNENNKNVLNTILTWGIPCSLNGILEYFNVFVDGTRTNYEPHSFTLQFLSNDVKNDTVITNLKELKAEYNYIIKVVTKVQGVQDFGIPAFKNISYPAGIPPQPDEDYIKSITIDPASARRTTTTATLLLPLFPNTNGDIIYYSIIVSRMNYNTPSSIRFNITNNTNRILWPNISSWKEAMLQDFTIPYQATRLCWNPYPNSVADYGDMEAVKYTLGKNTNCKEISSNTNKRIYCNGPLKPNTWYHVRMRAFTRGGYSDSTTFLIKTNAEIDIVLVSGVVFGILFLGILSTIMLLFRKCSIRAILRRFLHSDMSGSPVPTPFSKKKFIAHCQQFIDNPGKLSNEFQLLQTLSIDLQMPTNTACLQANKKKNRYSDILPYDFSRVKLEVIENDPNTDYINASFIKGYSGENEYIACQGPKEETTFDFWRMIEQYDINVIVMLTELVEKDKEKCHQYFPTIRETFKYENLTIKCISELDYRSYTQRTLVLQKENKKRNITHLHFKEWPDHDVPEDFEPIIHFCQIVHRNVTANKGYIVIHCSAGIGRTGTLIAIDIILQHLRDNKKLDVFGTVYRLRRDRINMVQKESQYAYIYNCTKQILKNPYCLKNYKPPPMNPVYENTSRKTRIVQSSNINLH, from the exons ATGATACGAAAAAAACGATTGAAAGTGTTGATTTACGCACTACAGATCATCTATGTGCTcagtgaaaataatttaatcgatcATCGACACATCGGACAAAATGAAACACTGACCgcttcgatgaaaattttatcgtttgatcTCAATGCTGaatatgtagtatcttcaGAACTAAATAATTCTATGAGCATAAAAGAGTTTCTAGACGAAGTTACGGAATTCGAACAAAATGAGCTCCTGCCGAATGATTACCTGAAAAGCAACGATACTAATATATCGATTCTCGATACAACGAACAATGACTTCATTCAAAAATTCGagcatatttctatttcatctaACGAATTGAAAGATAACCAAATTTTATCGGAAGATATATTAGTGACATGTAACGAAAAag ATCGAGAAAATGTACAGAATCTAACGATTGATCTAGTTGCTACAGAATGGATATTTCTCTCCTGGGAACCTCCTTGTGATAATATAACAAGTGAATTGTTTTATACTATCGATATATGTTTGGACTTGAATCAACCATGTTTTTCAAGAAATAGAACTATAGTAAAAGATGTACAATATAATGCCACTGATCTAGAACCATGCAacaattatacatttattgtaaaagCCATTGACAAAGATTTAAACTCGACTGGAGTTATTGTAACAGGAGCGACGAGTtctaata TTACTGAAATTGGAGATATTCAAAAATTAGTTGCGCATACTGCTTCCAGTACAATTAAATTAAGCTGGAAATCACCAGGAGATTACCCAACATGTGtaaatcattatttaattgagcaatgttttaaaaatatttgtagtaaTGCCTCAATTACAACTGAGgaatatatttcatcaaatttagAACCATGTgaggaatatttctttataattagAGCAGTTTCAATAAACAACAAACAATCTAATGGTGttgatattacattaaaaacaaattctcCAA TTATTCATTGGGAACCACCAGAAATTGGAgctaaatgtattaaatattaccgTGTTACTATTGATCCACAGCCAAAAACAGAACAAGTAACTGGAACAAATGTAACAATAAGTGATTTGTATGCATGTACtccatattacatttatattaatgcAGTAGATGAAGACAATAATGATGGGGAAATGATCAATTTTGATACAAGAACAGCATCAACAg tatcGAAATCaccaatattaaatatgaaagaacCAATTGTTACAACGCATGACATAATGCTTTCATGGAAGATTGAGAAAGGCAACAGTAACTGTACTTTAACATCTTTAAAAGCTGTGTGTAATGCTACAATGACAAACGGTCATGGTTATGAAGTTAAGAATGGGGAAACTGAAGTACATATAGATTCTCATATTcaagatgaatattttacaaattcaataataaagaatGTCAGTCCatttactacatatatatgttggGCATATGTTCTTAATGAAGCAGGAAATAGTgaattaagtaaattaataagtGTAACAACATCAGAAGATA taCCATCTGCACCTTTTCTcaatgttacaaatataacatattcacaatttatatttgtttggGAACCACCATCATATTTAGCAGGAAATTTACATGAATTTGAACTTATATTTGaaggagaaatatatttctatatgcCTGATTGGTGCAAACCAGTAACCTTAAAAAccattaaacattttaatggATCTACAttcatttttgaatatttaaatgcaacagcatttacatattatacagCAAAAATCAAAGCAAGAACCTCTGCAGGCTGGGGAAATTATAACAATGACTTAGTGTTATTTAAAACACCAGCTGGAG ttcCAGGGATGGTAtccaatttttcatattcaattgtaaacaatgaaaataataaaaatgttttgaataCCATTTTGACATGGGGCATTCCATGTTCTTTAAATggaatattggaatattttaatgtatttgtAGATGGGACTAGAACTAATTATGAACCACATTCttttacattacaatttttatcaaatgatGTTAAAAATGATACAGTCATAACAAATTTAAAGGAGTTAAAAgcagaatataattatatcattaaagTGGTAACAAAGGTTCAGGGAGTCCAAGATTTTGGAATACcagcatttaaaaatatttcatatcctGCTGGTA ttcCACCTCAACCTGAtgaagattatataaaatctataaCTATAGATCCAGCTAGTGCACGAAGAACTACAACAACAGCTACACTTTTACTTCCCTTATTCCCTAATACAAATggcgatattatttattattctattatagtATCAAGAATGAACTATAATACTCCATCAAGTATTAGatttaatataacgaataatacgAATCGTATATTATGGCCAAATATATCTTCTTGGAAAGAAGCTATGCTACAAGACTTTACAATACCTTATCAAGCTACTAGACTATGTTGGAATCCTTATC CTAATTCTGTTGCTGATTATGGCGATATGGAAGCAGTCAAGTATACACTTggcaaaaatacaaattgtaaagaaatttcatctaataccaataaaagaatttattgtaATGGTCCTCTTAAACCAAATACATGGTATCATGTTAGAATGCGGGCATTTACTCGTGGTGGATATTCTGATTctacaacatttttaataaaaacca atGCTGAAATAGATATCGTACTTGTTAGTGGAGTTgtttttggtattttattcttgggaattttatcaacaataatgttattatttcgcAAATGTTCAATTCGTGc aatattacgACGATTTTTACATTCTGACATGTCTGGATCACCAGTTCCTACACCtttttcaaaaaagaaatttatagcTCATTGTCAACAATTTATTGATAATCCTGGAAAATTAAGCAATGAATTTCAGTTACTTCAAACTCTTAGTATTGATTTACAGATGCCAACCAATACTGCTTGTTTACAAGccaataagaagaaaaatagatattctgatattttaccat atgATTTTTCAAGAGTTAAACTGGaagtaattgaaaatgatCCTAATACTGACTACATCAATGCATCTTTTATTAAG GGCTATAGTGgcgaaaatgaatatatagCTTGTCAAGGaccaaaagaagaaacaacatTTGATTTTTGGAGAATGATAGAGCAATATGACATCAATGTGATAGTTATGTTGACTGAGTTAGTTGAAAAAGACAAA GAGAAATGTCATcaatattttccaacaattAGAGAAACTTTTAAGTACGAAAATTTGACTATAAAATGTATAAGTGAATTAGATTATAGATCTTATACACAAAGAACGTTAGTATTACAAAAG gaaaacaaaaaaaggaatataacACATTTACATTTCAAAGAATGGCCAGATCATGATGTCCCAGAGGATTTTGAACCAATAATCCATTTTTGCCAGATTGTACATCGTAATGTTACTGCTAATAAAGGGTATATTGTGATTCATTGcag TGCAGGAATTGGTAGAACTGGCACTTTAATAGcaatagatataattttacaacatcttcgagataataaaaaattggatGTGTTTGGAACAGTATATAGATTACGACGTGATAGAATAAATATGGTGCAAAAAGAA agtCAATATGCTTACATATACAATTGTAcaaagcaaatattaaaaaatcccTATTGTTTAAAGAATT ATAAACCACCACCTATGAATCCAGTGTACGAAAATACCTCCAGGAAAACAAGAATAGTACAAAgttcaaatataaatctacACTAG
- the LOC122568649 gene encoding thioredoxin-like protein 4A isoform X1, whose product MSYMLSHLHNGWQVDQAILSEEDRVVVIRFGHDWDPMCMKMDEVLYNIAEKVKNFAVIYLVDITQVPDFNKMYELYDPCTVMFFFRNKHIMIDLGTGNNNKINWTLEDKQEMIDIIETVYRGARKGRGLVVSPKDYSTKYRY is encoded by the exons ATGTCTTATATGTTGTCGCATCTCCACAATGGATGGCAAGTAGATCAGGCAATATTATCTGAAGAAGATAGAGTAGTT gTTATTAGATTTGGCCATGACTGGGATCCAATGTGTATGAAAATGGATGAAGTTCTTTATAATATTgctgaaaaagtaaaaaactTTGCTGTCATTTATCTAGTTGATATTACTCAAGTAcctgattttaataaaat GTATGAATTGTATGATCCTTGTACAgttatgtttttctttcgaaataaacatataatgATTGATTTGGGAactggaaataataataaaataaactggACATTAGAGGACAAACAAGAAATGATTGATATTATTGAAACAGTCTACAGAGGTGCCAGAAAAGGTAGAGGTTTAGTTGTTTCACCAAAAGattattctacaaaatatcgttattaa
- the LOC122568644 gene encoding UDP-galactose translocator, translated as MMESQQRSAQTLKYISLITLTLQNALVGLSMRYARTRSGDMFLSSTAVVMAEVVKLLICLILVLVEEGNFPKFVDALKSTIIKQPVDTLKVSVPSLLYVVQNNLLYISASNLDAATYQVTYQLKILTTAFFAVIILRKSLKNTQWGALILLVIGVVLVQLAQSSDTALPSGIEQNHLLGFSAALSACFLSGFAGIYFEKILKDSDISVWMRNIQLSLLSLPFGLITCFVNDGEMLRKQGFFFGYDLFICYLIVLQAGGGLIVAMVVKYADNILKGFATSLAIIISCIASIYLFDFNLSFQFSLGAILVICSIFMYSHQPKSTFVDKHSRSDKV; from the exons atGATGGAATCACAACAAC gAAGTGCTCAGACACTAAAATACATTAGTTTAATTACACTTACATTACAAAATGCCCTGGTTGGGCTTAGTATGCGTTATGCACGTACAAGATCAGGAGATATGTTTCTTTCATCAACtg CGGTAGTTATGGCGGAGGTTGTTAAACTTTTAATATGTCTAATATTAGTTCTTGTTGAAGAAGGAAACTTTCCAAAATTTGTTGATGCCCTAAAGTCAACAATCATAAAACAGCCTGTTGATACTCTAAAAGTATCTGTGCCATCACTTCTATATGTTGTACagaataatcttttatatatatcagCGTCTAATTTAGATGCAGCAACTTATCAG GTAACAtaccaattaaaaattttaacaacaGCATTTTTTGCTGTGATAATACTACGAAAGTCTTTAAAGAATACTCAATGGGGAGctctaatattattagtcaTAGGTGTAGTATTAGTACAACTAGCACAAAGTTCAGATACTGCTTTACCATCTGGTATAGAACAGAATCATTTACTTGGATTCTCAGCTGCCTTAAGTGCATGTTTTCTATCAGGGTTTGcaggaatatattttgaaaaaatactaaaagatTCAGATATATCAGTATGGAtgagaaatattcaattaagtTTACTATCATTACCTTTTGGATTAATTACATGTTTTGTAAATGATGGTGAAATGTTACGAAAACAAGGCTTCTTTTTTGGCTATGatctatttatttgttatttaattgtacTTCAAGCAGGTGGAGGTCTTATTGTTGCAATGGTAGTTAAGTATGCAGATAATATACTTAAAGGTTTTGCCACCTCTTTAGCCattataatttcttgtatAGCTTCTATATATCTTTTCGATTTTAACTTGAGTTTCCAGTTTTCTTTAGGTGCAATTTTAGTAATATGTTCGATTTTTATGTATAGTCACCAACCAAAATCGACATTTGTCGATAAACATTCTCGAAGTGATAAagtttaa
- the LOC122568649 gene encoding thioredoxin-like protein 4A isoform X2 produces MVIRFGHDWDPMCMKMDEVLYNIAEKVKNFAVIYLVDITQVPDFNKMYELYDPCTVMFFFRNKHIMIDLGTGNNNKINWTLEDKQEMIDIIETVYRGARKGRGLVVSPKDYSTKYRY; encoded by the exons ATG gTTATTAGATTTGGCCATGACTGGGATCCAATGTGTATGAAAATGGATGAAGTTCTTTATAATATTgctgaaaaagtaaaaaactTTGCTGTCATTTATCTAGTTGATATTACTCAAGTAcctgattttaataaaat GTATGAATTGTATGATCCTTGTACAgttatgtttttctttcgaaataaacatataatgATTGATTTGGGAactggaaataataataaaataaactggACATTAGAGGACAAACAAGAAATGATTGATATTATTGAAACAGTCTACAGAGGTGCCAGAAAAGGTAGAGGTTTAGTTGTTTCACCAAAAGattattctacaaaatatcgttattaa